From Pseudobacteroides sp., a single genomic window includes:
- a CDS encoding peptidylprolyl isomerase encodes MTGWSKNALKIRMLFLAMGFILGAGSFFLISSLNAPKEKVVAVVDGTKIKESEINDIMRNKSGAYTLEKHIDNLVIENAAKSYGISVTTEEVDKELKRKITMEYNSESAFLESLSLLKKTYEDVKEELRLSMLFDKVAAKDIKVSSEEINKYYKDHKDKFTVPEKRRVSEIVLKTESEATLIKEQLVNGADFKGLASEKSIGPGKEKGGDRGFIIKGSLNSLQPDVEKVVFQLNQGDISPIIKASDGFHIVMVNEIVPKYEPSFETIKDIVELKVKLEKCKPFIEILKDLRKAGKIEIMDQRFKK; translated from the coding sequence ATGACAGGATGGTCAAAAAATGCACTTAAGATAAGAATGTTGTTTTTAGCAATGGGTTTTATTTTAGGAGCAGGTTCATTTTTTCTAATTAGTAGCCTAAATGCACCAAAGGAGAAAGTAGTTGCCGTAGTTGATGGAACAAAAATAAAAGAGTCTGAGATAAATGATATAATGAGAAACAAATCTGGTGCATATACTCTTGAAAAACATATTGATAACCTGGTAATAGAAAATGCCGCAAAAAGCTATGGAATTTCTGTAACTACCGAAGAAGTAGATAAGGAACTGAAAAGAAAAATCACTATGGAATACAATTCCGAAAGTGCATTCTTAGAAAGTCTTTCTCTTTTAAAAAAGACCTATGAAGATGTAAAAGAAGAATTAAGGCTGTCTATGCTTTTTGATAAAGTTGCTGCAAAGGACATAAAGGTAAGCAGTGAGGAGATTAATAAATACTATAAGGACCATAAGGACAAATTCACTGTACCTGAAAAAAGAAGGGTTAGTGAAATTGTATTAAAAACAGAATCCGAAGCAACTCTGATAAAGGAACAGCTTGTAAATGGTGCTGACTTCAAAGGCCTGGCTTCAGAAAAATCAATTGGTCCAGGCAAGGAAAAAGGCGGCGATAGGGGATTCATTATAAAGGGCTCATTAAACTCCCTTCAACCGGATGTTGAAAAAGTTGTATTCCAGTTGAATCAGGGTGATATAAGCCCGATAATAAAAGCGTCCGATGGATTTCATATAGTAATGGTAAATGAAATTGTTCCTAAGTATGAACCTAGTTTTGAAACAATAAAAGATATTGTTGAACTGAAAGTAAAGCTGGAAAAGTGCAAACCTTTTATAGAAATTCTAAAAGATTTGAGGAAAGCAGGGAAAATTGAAATTATGGACCAAAGGTTCAAAAAATAG